In Paraflavitalea devenefica, a single window of DNA contains:
- a CDS encoding TolB-like translocation protein has protein sequence MSLIRCLLSGAFLLVISLSIHCRTKPSLNIPYPLPAPDSVAVAFLPGIVSMDSLDFNAAFAADGQTFYFSRSIRGKWVMLETRYDGQHWSKPAPAPFTDTLYSEADPAFAPDGSVYFISNRPRHAADTLRGFDIWRRRLLANGSWGELENVKAVNTGSTEYYVSFAANGNLYFASDRPGGQGGLDLYMSKWTNGQYTTPVNLGPAINSPGTEHDPCISPQEDYLVFTAGERVDTLGQADLYGSKKVNGNWCTSFNLGARVNTPTYEYCSSFSPDGRYLFFSSDYDVKWIKAAYVMEDIDRRCR, from the coding sequence ATGAGCCTTATTCGTTGTCTCCTGTCAGGCGCCTTCCTGCTTGTTATTAGCCTGTCTATTCATTGCCGCACAAAGCCATCATTAAATATTCCCTATCCATTGCCAGCGCCTGATTCGGTTGCTGTAGCATTCCTGCCCGGTATTGTAAGCATGGATTCGCTGGATTTCAATGCGGCCTTTGCTGCCGATGGACAAACCTTTTATTTTTCGAGATCAATACGCGGCAAGTGGGTGATGCTGGAAACCCGGTATGACGGGCAGCATTGGAGCAAACCGGCGCCAGCCCCTTTTACAGATACGTTGTATTCAGAAGCCGACCCTGCTTTTGCCCCCGACGGCAGCGTGTATTTTATCTCCAACCGGCCACGCCATGCAGCCGATACCCTGCGCGGGTTCGATATATGGCGCCGGCGTTTACTGGCCAACGGAAGCTGGGGGGAGCTGGAAAATGTAAAGGCCGTTAATACCGGCAGCACGGAATATTATGTTTCCTTTGCCGCCAATGGCAATCTTTATTTTGCATCTGACCGGCCCGGCGGACAAGGCGGTCTGGACCTGTATATGAGTAAATGGACCAATGGGCAATATACCACCCCTGTGAACCTGGGTCCTGCGATCAATTCCCCAGGCACTGAGCATGATCCCTGTATTAGCCCACAGGAGGATTACCTGGTATTTACAGCCGGGGAAAGGGTCGATACATTGGGCCAGGCAGATCTGTATGGCTCTAAAAAGGTTAACGGTAACTGGTGCACTTCCTTTAATCTGGGGGCCCGTGTTAATACGCCTACCTATGAATATTGCTCCTCCTTTTCACCGGATGGCCGGTATCTTTTTTTCAGCAGCGATTACGATGTGAAATGGATAAAGGCTGCTTATGTGATGGAGGATATTGACAGGCGATGCAGGTAA
- a CDS encoding T9SS type A sorting domain-containing protein, producing MFTIKVRPNPVDDILTVAGLAPGSHLCLIDAAGKVVANVITTHTTQEIDMRALTRAAYILQVLYDNKMVKSVQLIKN from the coding sequence ATGTTTACCATCAAAGTTCGTCCCAATCCCGTTGATGATATACTCACCGTAGCCGGCCTGGCGCCCGGCAGTCACCTATGCCTGATAGATGCGGCCGGAAAGGTAGTCGCCAATGTTATCACCACACATACCACACAGGAAATAGATATGCGGGCGCTGACAAGGGCTGCCTATATATTACAAGTGCTGTACGATAATAAGATGGTGAAGAGTGTGCAACTGATCAAAAATTGA
- a CDS encoding glycoside hydrolase family 88/105 protein, protein MKPLLPLFLLLFFFASLSFGQSAADTWSVKFSTAMRVRYTPTINAMTSKGWEYSNSTILHGMEKVFNHVPDSVSYLNYIRSYVDAYVDASGNVTGLTTSVDKIHPGILCLFLYEKLKSNTADSARYRNAAKNIRDYLIGPASVYPKNGAGGYWHKTGGAYNNVMMADGMYMAHPFLVKYGYLFSDPVCYDTATAQILLLASHLYDNTTHLFKHAWNYDVTTYGWADASTAGVSREVWSRGMGWLVMALADVLKYLPPSHTRYADIKDLLANLVIGIQSTQDPVTGLWYQVMDKAGMSGNFTETSGSAMFVYAIKTAVDSGWINASYLTVAQSAWAGLQAKISTYTDGRPAINDFAPAMSVQSSYAAYTSPAIAPVDCPTASGTQHPHGYAAILMAASVMEFPLAVTLPVRFTSFTARPSGDKVLLQWKNPDDGHEVDYYHVQRSANGIDFNTIDKLKATGVSYYDRTDNQVAGNIIYYRIQAVSTNGAVYYSPVRVVKLKEVESSMLVAPNPVKGGVISVLFQHIIPGEYTLSVVDHIGRSITVKKIQVKGDGTPQTIPLPATAPHGLYYVWLKAGDMVITRCVLAN, encoded by the coding sequence ATGAAACCCCTGTTGCCCTTATTCCTTTTGCTGTTCTTCTTTGCCAGCCTGTCATTCGGCCAGTCTGCTGCTGATACCTGGTCGGTCAAATTCTCCACTGCCATGCGTGTCAGGTACACGCCAACCATCAATGCCATGACCAGTAAAGGCTGGGAGTATTCCAACAGTACTATTTTACACGGCATGGAAAAAGTGTTTAATCATGTACCGGATTCCGTCAGTTACCTCAATTATATCAGGAGTTATGTTGATGCGTATGTTGATGCCAGTGGTAATGTAACAGGCCTCACCACCAGCGTTGATAAGATACATCCGGGCATATTGTGCCTTTTTTTATATGAGAAGTTGAAAAGCAATACTGCCGATTCTGCCCGGTATAGGAACGCCGCAAAAAATATCAGGGATTATTTAATAGGACCCGCGTCTGTATATCCTAAAAACGGGGCGGGCGGCTACTGGCATAAAACCGGGGGCGCCTACAATAATGTGATGATGGCAGATGGCATGTACATGGCACATCCCTTCCTGGTTAAGTACGGTTATTTATTTAGTGATCCTGTTTGTTATGATACCGCTACGGCACAAATATTATTACTCGCCTCCCATTTGTATGATAATACCACCCACCTTTTTAAACATGCCTGGAATTATGATGTCACTACTTATGGGTGGGCAGATGCTTCTACCGCGGGCGTTTCAAGAGAAGTATGGTCAAGGGGGATGGGATGGCTGGTAATGGCGCTCGCAGATGTACTGAAGTATTTACCCCCCTCTCATACCAGGTATGCGGATATAAAAGATTTGCTGGCCAACCTTGTCATCGGGATACAAAGTACACAGGACCCTGTAACTGGTTTATGGTACCAGGTGATGGATAAAGCAGGTATGTCGGGAAACTTCACGGAGACTTCCGGCAGCGCTATGTTTGTATATGCTATTAAAACAGCGGTTGACAGTGGGTGGATCAATGCTTCTTATTTAACGGTAGCGCAAAGCGCGTGGGCAGGCTTGCAGGCAAAGATCTCTACCTATACCGATGGCAGGCCTGCCATCAATGATTTTGCCCCTGCCATGAGCGTACAAAGCAGTTATGCTGCTTATACATCGCCTGCTATTGCACCGGTTGATTGTCCTACGGCCAGTGGCACCCAACACCCGCACGGATATGCTGCTATACTAATGGCTGCTTCTGTCATGGAATTCCCGTTGGCAGTAACCTTGCCGGTAAGGTTTACCAGCTTTACGGCCAGGCCTTCCGGTGACAAGGTGCTGTTGCAATGGAAAAACCCGGATGATGGTCATGAAGTTGATTATTATCATGTACAACGATCGGCCAATGGGATTGATTTTAATACGATTGATAAACTGAAAGCCACAGGAGTTTCTTATTATGACCGGACAGATAACCAGGTAGCCGGCAACATTATTTATTACAGGATACAGGCAGTTAGTACCAACGGTGCTGTGTATTACAGCCCTGTGCGCGTGGTGAAGCTAAAAGAGGTTGAATCATCAATGCTGGTGGCGCCCAACCCTGTAAAAGGCGGCGTTATTTCTGTATTATTTCAACATATTATCCCTGGTGAATATACCCTGTCGGTCGTTGATCATATTGGCAGGTCAATCACAGTAAAAAAGATACAGGTGAAGGGCGACGGTACTCCCCAAACCATACCATTGCCGGCAACAGCCCCGCATGGTTTGTATTATGTATGGCTGAAAGCCGGAGATATGGTTATTACCAGGTGTGTCCTGGCCAATTAA
- a CDS encoding T9SS type A sorting domain-containing protein — translation MKPLLYLMKIVSLTGIMSLLLVFTGLQAQICQNPSDTIYGMDLAGQLYPLNVNNASPGAMLGSTGSGLNSNGLGFSSLDGKFYFFNRCNTNVLGDTIQFVSFNPSTGITQILADPPATFTTAQKIRSGCINNLGSGYYTINPAVGTAGTPRPSLYFFDIASNTWTTIAEDWVDGLGNSLNTTLRTLNSGDMAFDGNGNLWILASSNSQYALYRVNAPVPTSGLVTITAHVVVPVTATPSGGGVSITGLAFNAAGVPYLSTGGTTGVPTPAHNNLYRLTSAGVLDSIGKLPNDYGGDLTSCSYPLNILAARDKKSTHPVNPGGTNGSHTLYAGPNPAKDVLYIYSGGYTVNHQAQIFDRLGRLVYTGMVTQGRQSLNISSLPKGTYVIRLVSVAHQATVPLQFIKW, via the coding sequence ATGAAACCCCTATTGTACCTGATGAAAATAGTTTCCTTAACAGGAATCATGAGCCTGCTTTTGGTGTTTACCGGATTGCAGGCACAGATCTGCCAGAACCCGTCGGACACGATCTATGGGATGGACCTTGCAGGTCAATTATATCCGCTCAATGTTAATAATGCGAGTCCCGGAGCCATGTTGGGAAGTACAGGCAGCGGCCTTAATTCAAATGGGCTTGGTTTTAGCAGCCTGGACGGAAAGTTCTATTTTTTTAACCGCTGTAATACAAATGTATTGGGAGATACCATCCAGTTTGTATCATTTAATCCGTCTACAGGTATCACGCAGATATTGGCAGATCCGCCGGCCACTTTCACCACTGCTCAGAAAATAAGGTCCGGTTGTATAAATAACCTGGGCAGCGGATATTATACCATTAATCCTGCAGTGGGTACGGCAGGTACGCCCAGGCCCTCCTTATATTTCTTTGATATAGCTTCCAATACCTGGACCACCATTGCGGAGGATTGGGTAGATGGATTGGGCAACTCCCTGAATACTACCCTGAGGACACTTAATTCGGGCGATATGGCATTTGATGGTAATGGCAACCTGTGGATACTGGCTTCGAGCAACAGCCAGTATGCATTGTATAGGGTGAATGCGCCGGTGCCCACCAGCGGCCTGGTTACGATCACGGCCCATGTTGTGGTCCCTGTAACAGCAACGCCTTCCGGCGGTGGTGTAAGTATTACGGGCCTGGCTTTTAATGCGGCAGGCGTACCGTACTTGTCAACAGGAGGAACAACAGGTGTTCCGACACCAGCCCATAATAATCTTTACAGACTTACTTCAGCAGGTGTACTGGATTCAATAGGCAAATTGCCCAATGACTATGGAGGGGACTTAACGTCCTGTAGTTATCCGCTGAATATACTGGCCGCCCGGGATAAAAAAAGCACGCATCCTGTTAATCCCGGCGGTACAAATGGAAGCCATACCTTATACGCAGGGCCTAATCCCGCCAAAGATGTTCTTTATATTTATAGCGGGGGATATACAGTTAACCACCAGGCGCAGATCTTTGACAGGTTGGGCAGGCTGGTATATACAGGTATGGTAACGCAGGGCAGACAGTCGCTCAATATTTCAAGCTTGCCCAAAGGCACGTATGTAATACGACTGGTGTCTGTTGCCCACCAGGCCACCGTCCCTTTACAGTTTATTAAATGGTAG
- a CDS encoding RHS repeat domain-containing protein gives MIERIFLTSIPCLVSLKLRIGLVVLALHFVTWLSAQTGGHGKFQIFAPNTFEFARYGDVPVDLSSGVTNINVPLTTLVDKDISLDISLSYNASGIKVDQEATWVGLGWVLNCGGVITREVRGIADGFNSSGVFISRTSIPDHDPNSGMTAAYYADNIAYGPLHNAANNVTDNGADIFYYNFNGRSGKFFLDNDKKAVFTKYEDLKVSFEPVLPGGYFTSSYFVITDERGFKYEFKDEEITSSVTGGPTYTSAWYLSKITSPAGGSITIQYVGGGMSTYQFQKRCFDAAWVGTAAGIGEHLLPQQYTTACITYEAGINGIVPQKITTSAGNSLELVTATALRLDSEPLNNNQLNSLIVRDYLNNEVRRFNFSYGYFEANDSRKFPVVSSSDNRKFLDYRLRLDTLWEVSPTGVRNAPYIFGYYGDNNPQTNDVYTLPYRLSPSQDHWGYYNGSNNQTIFPYNPPGKSFHIDEVYRQTLPGNTMGGWAPGWSYWVSNGGNREPDGEAIKAGSLKKVTYPTGGYTEFTFEGHNFSIDNYWPIAGGLRIAQIETNPGYGPSTIKQYSYLNYLSSEKCINLGNPYYTYYWNRDIVAEPSPDGDKNVSFGVPASLAYTNTYAIRAEGSSQLVLGSGSNAVYTTVKESTIGNGYTIYEFSFAIDGESGTGGGDASEDILFPGLFYGAYVDVYNSGGWDMNRVLTFSMTSCMYPYPKFFNNDWRRGHLKMKEIYAENGDLLERDSIVYQIQALKGVPGYVVFEWLNGRGYNYARYYNVGGLVKPIKEVTRIFQEDGSSLQSVKELEYNSTAHKQLTKTRQYSSKDEPITTQYYYPTEYGSAFTLLKDKNILSSIDTRTYRGSRLITGTQTEYNDNGQPLKVRKAENASVDIPFNNQTPYTFTEESVISYNSNHLLESVKDKSGIYKGYIWGYNNTYPIAEVINAASNEIAYSVTFESPWGFPIDPDLTVESDAPLSRPCMDMTSQIGVMETEILNLSSNKEYIITYWEKNCELTVSSGTILSNKILQTKGSWHLREIRFTGVSGNVMLLFDPAGFIQELRLYPAKAQMTTYTYDPLIGMTSQCDANNRMVYYEYDSFGRLKLIRDQDRNVLKTFDYQYKQALNQ, from the coding sequence ATGATTGAAAGGATTTTTTTAACTTCTATTCCTTGCTTAGTCTCCTTAAAACTACGTATTGGCCTGGTGGTTTTGGCACTTCATTTCGTAACCTGGCTATCAGCCCAGACAGGAGGGCATGGGAAGTTCCAGATCTTTGCCCCCAATACGTTTGAGTTTGCCAGATATGGTGACGTTCCTGTAGACCTTTCTTCCGGAGTAACCAACATCAACGTACCTTTGACCACACTGGTTGATAAGGATATTAGCCTTGACATTTCTTTGTCATACAATGCTTCGGGAATAAAGGTTGACCAGGAAGCCACCTGGGTAGGGCTTGGGTGGGTTTTAAACTGTGGCGGCGTAATTACCCGTGAGGTAAGGGGAATAGCTGATGGATTCAATAGCTCCGGAGTATTCATCTCCCGAACATCCATACCGGATCATGATCCTAATAGCGGTATGACTGCGGCTTATTATGCCGATAACATAGCATATGGACCATTGCATAATGCTGCCAATAATGTAACAGACAATGGCGCCGATATATTCTATTATAATTTTAATGGCAGGTCCGGTAAGTTCTTTTTGGATAACGACAAAAAAGCGGTGTTTACAAAATACGAAGATCTAAAGGTCTCGTTCGAGCCTGTTTTACCAGGTGGATATTTTACAAGCTCCTATTTCGTTATAACGGATGAGCGCGGCTTTAAATATGAGTTTAAAGACGAAGAAATTACTTCTTCAGTTACTGGTGGTCCTACTTATACCAGCGCCTGGTATCTGTCAAAAATTACAAGCCCGGCTGGCGGTTCTATTACTATCCAATATGTCGGTGGTGGCATGTCAACGTATCAATTTCAAAAGCGTTGTTTTGATGCTGCCTGGGTGGGGACGGCTGCAGGGATCGGCGAGCATCTTTTGCCCCAGCAATATACGACGGCCTGTATTACCTACGAGGCAGGCATTAATGGAATAGTGCCCCAAAAAATAACTACCTCCGCCGGAAACTCGCTTGAGCTTGTTACCGCAACAGCGCTTAGGTTGGACAGTGAACCATTGAACAACAACCAATTGAATTCTCTAATAGTAAGAGATTATTTGAATAACGAAGTGCGCCGTTTTAATTTTAGTTATGGTTATTTTGAAGCTAATGATAGCCGAAAGTTTCCAGTAGTCTCGTCAAGCGATAACAGGAAGTTCCTGGACTACCGGCTTCGCCTCGATACGTTGTGGGAAGTATCGCCCACGGGAGTTCGGAATGCACCTTATATCTTCGGCTACTACGGCGACAATAATCCTCAAACAAATGATGTATATACATTACCCTATCGCCTATCGCCCAGCCAGGATCACTGGGGTTATTACAATGGAAGTAATAATCAAACAATCTTCCCATATAATCCCCCTGGCAAGTCTTTCCATATAGATGAAGTATACCGCCAGACCCTGCCGGGTAATACGATGGGAGGTTGGGCTCCGGGATGGAGCTATTGGGTGTCCAATGGGGGAAATCGGGAGCCGGATGGCGAAGCTATTAAAGCAGGTTCATTAAAGAAGGTTACTTATCCTACAGGAGGCTATACTGAATTCACCTTTGAAGGACACAATTTCAGTATCGACAATTATTGGCCAATTGCAGGAGGGCTTCGAATTGCACAAATAGAGACAAACCCAGGTTACGGCCCTTCGACCATTAAGCAGTATTCATATTTGAATTATTTGTCCAGTGAAAAATGTATTAACCTGGGTAATCCATATTATACCTACTATTGGAACAGAGATATTGTTGCTGAACCATCTCCAGATGGAGATAAGAATGTTTCATTTGGTGTTCCCGCAAGCCTGGCTTATACAAATACCTATGCTATCCGCGCGGAAGGGAGTTCTCAATTGGTGCTTGGATCAGGAAGTAATGCCGTTTATACAACTGTCAAAGAATCAACTATAGGCAATGGGTATACCATTTATGAGTTTAGTTTTGCGATAGACGGCGAATCCGGTACTGGTGGAGGGGATGCGTCGGAAGACATACTATTCCCAGGGCTTTTCTATGGTGCTTATGTAGATGTGTATAATTCAGGTGGTTGGGACATGAATCGAGTGCTTACTTTTAGCATGACTTCATGTATGTATCCATACCCAAAGTTCTTTAATAACGATTGGAGGAGGGGACATCTTAAGATGAAAGAAATTTATGCTGAAAATGGCGATTTGCTTGAAAGAGATTCCATTGTATATCAGATTCAGGCGCTAAAAGGTGTTCCAGGTTATGTAGTATTCGAATGGCTCAATGGTAGAGGGTATAACTATGCGCGGTACTACAATGTTGGTGGCCTGGTAAAGCCTATAAAAGAAGTGACCAGAATATTTCAGGAGGATGGATCCTCCCTGCAGTCAGTTAAAGAACTTGAATATAATTCAACTGCCCATAAGCAACTAACAAAAACCCGACAGTACAGCAGCAAAGACGAGCCAATTACCACACAGTATTATTATCCAACTGAATATGGAAGTGCATTTACGTTGCTGAAAGACAAGAATATTCTCTCTTCCATAGATACCCGGACTTACAGGGGCAGCAGGTTAATTACTGGCACTCAAACTGAATATAATGATAATGGGCAACCTTTAAAAGTACGTAAAGCAGAAAACGCTTCGGTTGATATTCCTTTTAATAATCAGACCCCTTATACATTTACAGAAGAGTCTGTCATTAGTTACAATAGTAACCATCTGTTGGAAAGTGTAAAAGACAAATCCGGTATTTACAAAGGTTACATCTGGGGATACAATAATACCTATCCAATAGCAGAAGTAATAAATGCCGCTTCAAATGAAATAGCTTACTCAGTGACTTTTGAATCACCCTGGGGTTTCCCAATAGATCCAGACTTAACAGTCGAATCTGATGCGCCTTTAAGCAGACCATGTATGGATATGACATCCCAAATTGGAGTGATGGAAACAGAGATCCTCAACTTAAGCAGCAATAAAGAATATATAATTACCTATTGGGAAAAAAACTGCGAGTTGACTGTAAGTTCCGGAACTATTCTTTCCAATAAAATTTTACAAACGAAAGGGAGTTGGCATTTGCGTGAGATTAGGTTTACCGGTGTTTCCGGAAATGTCATGTTGCTTTTTGATCCTGCCGGATTCATCCAGGAATTAAGGCTTTATCCTGCCAAAGCCCAGATGACCACTTATACCTACGATCCGCTGATAGGTATGACCAGCCAGTGCGATGCCAATAACCGTATGGTCTACTATGAATACGACAGCTTTGGCCGGCTGAAATTAATACGGGATCAGGACCGGAATGTTCTGAAAACCTTCGACTACCAATACAAACAAGCCCTTAACCAATAA
- a CDS encoding DUF6157 family protein — translation MKGSKLHTTNYINTFIEVAPDCPVKIGEVPPQKKDTRTAANSQFELIAHNPYKYTSDDVLFQVFAEKNNISRQAQAAEREQFFSKGQPCLRSSPLAKRYGWGVHSNAEGKVAIYAVDSPEYSRFVKDKSLQHVKAMRSKRS, via the coding sequence ATGAAGGGATCCAAACTACACACGACCAATTACATCAATACTTTCATTGAAGTAGCGCCGGACTGTCCGGTGAAAATAGGAGAAGTACCTCCCCAGAAAAAAGATACCAGGACAGCCGCCAACAGCCAGTTTGAGCTGATAGCGCACAATCCGTATAAGTATACATCGGATGATGTGCTCTTCCAGGTTTTTGCCGAAAAGAACAATATCAGCCGGCAGGCGCAGGCAGCAGAACGGGAACAATTCTTCTCCAAAGGACAGCCCTGTCTGCGGTCCTCTCCCCTGGCCAAACGCTATGGCTGGGGCGTTCACAGCAATGCCGAAGGGAAAGTAGCCATCTATGCGGTAGACTCGCCCGAATACAGCCGGTTCGTCAAAGACAAAAGCCTGCAGCATGTAAAGGCTATGCGCTCCAAGCGGTCCTGA